The following proteins are co-located in the Roseovarius arcticus genome:
- a CDS encoding DegT/DnrJ/EryC1/StrS family aminotransferase — MSASAQITTCLPPNTYDAEPIPEAARAAIDAMLQTGDLFRYTAPQDSPVSLLETEFAATMGSRYALAVSSCSAALFLSLKALGLPRGARVLIPAFTFAAVPSSVIHADCVPVLCEVGDNYRIDMTDFEARLDSVDAVIVSHMRGHTSDMDAIMALCDARSIPVVEDAAHSLGTTWHGRNIGTIGRIGCFSFQSYKLLNAGEGGIMITDDADLVARAIIMSGAYEHNWAKHLAHGDNALKAAFGRWQNKLPLYNLRLSNLSAALIRPQLDEIPRRVRDGRAGHDHVASLLEQSPWLTVPAALEPEKRAPDSIQFNLTGMSDADALAFAKAAADRGVKVQIFGQSQDNARAFWNWQFIEGPVPELPMTRAMLSRACDTRLPARLTRQQQDAIAAAILGAAEDVMGDEARAYGT; from the coding sequence ATGTCCGCCAGCGCCCAAATCACAACCTGCCTGCCGCCGAACACCTACGACGCCGAGCCAATCCCAGAGGCCGCCCGCGCAGCCATCGACGCGATGCTGCAAACGGGCGATTTGTTTCGGTACACCGCGCCGCAGGATTCGCCCGTATCGCTGCTAGAGACCGAGTTCGCCGCAACCATGGGATCTCGCTACGCGCTTGCTGTCTCAAGCTGCTCAGCCGCGCTGTTTTTATCACTAAAGGCACTGGGTCTGCCGCGCGGCGCGCGCGTGCTGATACCGGCGTTCACCTTTGCCGCCGTGCCGTCGTCGGTGATCCATGCCGATTGCGTGCCAGTACTATGCGAAGTGGGCGACAATTACCGCATCGACATGACCGATTTTGAGGCGCGGCTGGACAGTGTGGACGCTGTAATCGTCAGCCACATGCGCGGACACACCTCTGACATGGACGCGATTATGGCGCTGTGCGATGCGCGCAGCATCCCGGTGGTCGAGGACGCGGCCCATTCGCTGGGCACGACTTGGCATGGGCGCAATATCGGCACGATAGGGCGCATCGGCTGTTTCTCATTCCAGTCATACAAGCTGTTGAACGCCGGTGAAGGCGGCATCATGATCACGGACGATGCCGATCTGGTGGCGCGCGCGATCATCATGTCGGGCGCGTACGAGCATAATTGGGCCAAACATCTGGCCCACGGTGACAACGCACTGAAGGCTGCATTCGGCCGCTGGCAGAACAAGCTGCCGTTATACAATCTACGCCTAAGCAACCTAAGCGCCGCGCTGATCCGACCGCAGCTGGACGAAATCCCGCGCCGGGTGCGTGACGGGCGCGCGGGGCATGATCACGTGGCAAGCCTGCTAGAACAAAGTCCGTGGCTGACGGTGCCCGCCGCGCTAGAGCCGGAGAAGCGTGCGCCCGACTCAATCCAATTCAACCTGACCGGGATGAGCGATGCAGATGCCCTCGCCTTTGCCAAGGCGGCGGCGGATCGCGGCGTGAAGGTACAGATTTTCGGCCAGAGCCAGGATAACGCGCGGGCCTTCTGGAACTGGCAGTTCATTGAGGGGCCGGTGCCAGAGTTGCCCATGACGCGCGCCATGTTGTCCCGTGCCTGCGACACCCGCCTACCCGCGCGCCTGACGCGTCAGCAGCAGGACGCGATTGCAGCGGCTATTCTGGGCGCCGCCGAAGACGTGATGGGAGATGAGGCGCGCGCCTACGGGACGTGA
- a CDS encoding LysR family transcriptional regulator → MAGSSGKITLWGIEVFIAAADERSISAAARRLGASASTVSQQLSNLEAALGAPLLDRSARPLRLTRAGEIMHRRAQTILAEAAQAKAELAMADLARLTNVRLGMIEDFEADVTPRLLTHMAGQLTTCQFLLETGASHVLHDQLDAQHLDIVVAAQLGEGGGADWAEVHPLMREGFVVAVPKGQIEADAATLDQLCALPLIQYTTRHYMGRLITSHLARHAAPIPHRFELDSYHAILALVGQGSGWTILPPLALMRGRRFADLIDVLPLPLAPLTRTIALTARQDILGTMPSEVAATLKPILQDAIVRPALARYPFMKGALTVL, encoded by the coding sequence GTGGCGGGCAGCTCTGGCAAAATTACTTTGTGGGGGATTGAGGTGTTTATCGCTGCGGCGGACGAACGCTCGATTTCCGCCGCCGCCCGTCGCCTTGGCGCGTCAGCGTCCACCGTTAGCCAGCAACTCAGCAATCTGGAGGCCGCCCTCGGTGCGCCCTTGCTGGATCGAAGCGCACGTCCCCTCCGTCTGACCCGCGCGGGCGAGATTATGCACCGCCGCGCCCAAACAATTCTGGCCGAGGCCGCGCAAGCCAAGGCCGAACTGGCCATGGCCGATCTTGCGCGCCTGACCAATGTCAGGCTTGGAATGATCGAGGATTTCGAGGCCGACGTGACGCCTCGTTTGTTGACCCATATGGCCGGGCAGCTAACCACGTGTCAGTTCTTGCTAGAAACGGGCGCCAGCCACGTTTTGCACGACCAACTGGACGCGCAGCACCTCGATATCGTGGTCGCCGCACAGCTGGGCGAGGGAGGCGGCGCCGACTGGGCCGAGGTGCATCCTCTTATGCGAGAGGGCTTTGTCGTGGCTGTACCCAAGGGCCAGATCGAAGCGGACGCAGCCACGCTCGACCAGCTCTGCGCCCTGCCGCTGATCCAGTATACGACGCGGCATTACATGGGGCGCTTGATTACATCGCACCTCGCGCGTCACGCCGCCCCCATCCCTCACCGTTTCGAGTTGGATAGTTATCATGCGATTCTCGCGCTAGTGGGGCAGGGCAGCGGTTGGACTATCCTGCCGCCGCTCGCGCTGATGCGCGGTCGCCGCTTTGCGGACCTGATCGACGTGCTGCCCTTACCATTGGCACCGTTGACGCGCACGATAGCGCTCACTGCGCGCCAAGATATTTTAGGCACGATGCCGTCCGAAGTGGCAGCCACGCTGAAGCCAATCCTGCAGGACGCCATTGTCAGGCCAGCGCTCGCGCGCTACCCCTTTATGAAAGGCGCTCTGACGGTGCTATAG
- the phaR gene encoding polyhydroxyalkanoate synthesis repressor PhaR, which produces MADNGKPLLIKRYASRRLYNTETSDYVTLDDISQFIRDGRNVQIIDLKSGDDLTRQYLLQIIADHESRGENVLPTNVLNDLVRSYTTQATSVVPEFLAASFEMLRDGQSKVLANMTQSNPMARMPGMEAMRAQQEAFMKAMTGGIGGLSGMSSAAKTPDESREGGELDDIKAQLAALQRQLAKMGK; this is translated from the coding sequence GTGGCTGACAACGGCAAACCCCTTTTGATCAAACGCTACGCTAGCCGGCGCCTCTATAATACCGAGACGTCAGATTACGTGACGCTTGACGATATCAGCCAATTCATCCGCGACGGCCGCAACGTTCAGATCATAGACCTGAAATCAGGCGATGATCTGACGCGCCAATACCTGCTGCAGATCATCGCTGATCACGAAAGCCGCGGCGAGAACGTTCTGCCGACCAACGTTCTGAATGATCTGGTGCGCAGCTACACAACGCAGGCAACCAGCGTCGTGCCCGAATTTCTCGCCGCCAGCTTTGAGATGCTGCGCGATGGCCAATCGAAGGTTCTGGCCAACATGACCCAATCCAATCCCATGGCACGGATGCCGGGGATGGAGGCTATGCGCGCCCAGCAGGAGGCGTTCATGAAGGCGATGACTGGTGGTATTGGCGGCCTCAGCGGGATGTCCAGTGCAGCCAAGACGCCAGATGAGTCCCGCGAGGGCGGCGAGTTGGACGATATCAAGGCGCAGTTGGCCGCGCTCCAGCGCCAGTTGGCCAAGATGGGCAAGTAA
- a CDS encoding phasin, PhaP yields MAKAQDMNTMMKDMMGAFPVDTKSMEDAFKNQAALSEKLSSVALSAAEKSAEISSAWTKTTLAKMSDMSKAQTEPADYAKAMSDFASANAEVAAENMAAFAEVAKKVQMETVELMMSAGRDLQEDASKAVKKATDDMGAAAKKAGVK; encoded by the coding sequence ATGGCTAAAGCACAAGACATGAACACGATGATGAAAGACATGATGGGCGCATTCCCCGTCGACACGAAGTCGATGGAAGACGCGTTCAAAAACCAAGCCGCTCTTAGCGAGAAGCTTTCCAGCGTTGCCCTCAGCGCGGCTGAGAAATCGGCAGAAATCTCCAGCGCTTGGACCAAGACCACGCTGGCGAAGATGTCCGACATGTCCAAGGCACAGACCGAGCCTGCCGATTACGCCAAGGCGATGAGCGATTTCGCATCCGCCAACGCCGAAGTCGCAGCCGAGAACATGGCTGCCTTCGCCGAAGTCGCCAAGAAGGTCCAGATGGAAACCGTTGAACTGATGATGAGCGCAGGCCGCGATCTTCAGGAAGACGCCTCCAAGGCCGTCAAGAAAGCGACCGACGACATGGGCGCCGCTGCGAAAAAAGCAGGCGTTAAGTAA
- a CDS encoding class I poly(R)-hydroxyalkanoic acid synthase encodes MATDQQTGDENNGENAPDGGEVRDRMATNLARVEALSQRLIAALSSRNPPNSVLSGPGNDLFAKAAASYWSEAVENPTKLYANQIAYWSESVRHFAEAQRLMLTGGTATPEVGAPKDKRFANPLWATHPYFRYVREQYELNAQAVGQAVADAGDLDPIEKKRLDYFSRQIVDMMAPTNFLGTNPDALERAVATDGESLVKGLENLVADLEANGGEMVVRLADESAFSLGENIATTPGKVVYRNDMMELIQYAPSTDKVRAIPLIIFPPWINKFYILDLKAQNSLIKWVTEQGYTLFVVSWINPDVSHADVGMEQYIEDGYLAAIREARAITGQKQVNAVGYCIAGTTLALTLALMKARGDKSVKSATFFTALTDFDNQGEFTPFLQDDFVDGIEAEVEAQGILRSFILGRTMSFLRSNDLIYTPAIRSYMLGEAPPAFDLLYWNGDGANLPGRMTRQYLRGLCQNNAFAEDGFELLGHKLKLADVNVPLMAITCETDHIAPWKDCFRGMQQVSSKDRTFIVSQSGHIAGIVNPPSKKKYGHYTNGDWSGGSDDWMEAATFTEGSWWPRWEEWLRTRSGAQIPAREPGDSDHPALEDAPGSYVRRRASR; translated from the coding sequence ATGGCAACGGATCAGCAAACTGGCGACGAAAATAATGGCGAAAATGCCCCAGATGGTGGGGAGGTCCGTGACCGCATGGCCACCAATCTTGCCCGCGTGGAAGCCCTGTCGCAGCGCCTTATAGCTGCGTTATCCTCGCGCAATCCGCCCAACTCGGTGCTGAGCGGTCCGGGGAATGATCTTTTTGCCAAGGCTGCCGCCAGTTATTGGTCTGAGGCAGTCGAAAACCCTACCAAGCTGTACGCGAATCAGATTGCCTATTGGAGCGAGTCGGTACGCCATTTCGCCGAAGCGCAGCGCCTGATGCTGACGGGCGGCACCGCGACGCCCGAAGTGGGTGCCCCCAAGGACAAACGCTTTGCCAATCCTCTTTGGGCCACGCACCCCTATTTTCGGTATGTCCGCGAACAGTATGAGTTGAACGCGCAGGCCGTCGGGCAGGCGGTGGCAGACGCGGGCGATCTGGACCCGATCGAGAAAAAGCGGCTCGACTACTTCTCGCGCCAGATAGTCGACATGATGGCGCCCACAAATTTTCTGGGCACCAACCCCGACGCGCTGGAAAGGGCAGTCGCGACTGACGGGGAGAGTTTGGTAAAGGGCCTGGAAAATCTGGTAGCAGATTTGGAGGCAAATGGCGGCGAAATGGTCGTGCGCCTCGCAGACGAGAGCGCCTTTTCGCTGGGCGAGAATATCGCGACCACGCCGGGCAAAGTCGTCTACCGCAACGATATGATGGAGTTGATCCAATACGCGCCCAGCACCGATAAGGTGCGCGCGATTCCACTGATCATCTTTCCGCCTTGGATCAACAAGTTCTACATTCTCGACCTCAAAGCGCAAAACAGTCTGATCAAATGGGTGACCGAGCAGGGGTATACCCTGTTTGTCGTGTCGTGGATCAATCCCGATGTCAGCCATGCCGATGTCGGCATGGAGCAGTATATCGAGGACGGCTATCTGGCCGCCATTCGCGAGGCGCGAGCGATCACCGGGCAAAAACAGGTCAACGCGGTCGGCTATTGCATCGCCGGCACCACGCTGGCGCTGACCTTGGCGCTGATGAAGGCGCGCGGGGACAAATCCGTGAAGTCCGCAACGTTTTTCACGGCGCTCACCGATTTCGATAATCAGGGCGAATTCACGCCCTTCCTGCAAGACGATTTTGTCGACGGCATTGAGGCCGAGGTCGAAGCGCAAGGCATCCTGCGGTCCTTTATTCTGGGCCGCACGATGAGTTTCTTGCGCTCGAACGATCTGATTTATACGCCTGCCATCCGCTCTTATATGCTGGGCGAGGCGCCGCCAGCCTTCGATCTGCTCTATTGGAATGGTGACGGGGCCAATCTGCCAGGGCGCATGACGCGGCAATACCTGCGCGGGCTATGCCAAAATAATGCGTTTGCCGAGGATGGGTTCGAATTGCTGGGGCACAAGCTAAAATTGGCTGATGTCAATGTGCCGCTGATGGCGATCACCTGCGAGACAGATCACATCGCGCCGTGGAAGGACTGCTTTCGCGGGATGCAGCAGGTTAGCTCAAAGGATCGTACGTTCATCGTGTCGCAGTCGGGCCATATCGCGGGCATCGTCAATCCACCCAGCAAAAAGAAATACGGCCACTACACCAATGGCGACTGGTCCGGTGGATCGGACGACTGGATGGAGGCAGCAACCTTTACCGAAGGCAGTTGGTGGCCTCGTTGGGAGGAATGGCTGAGGACGCGATCAGGCGCACAGATCCCGGCCCGCGAGCCGGGCGATTCGGACCATCCGGCGTTAGAAGACGCGCCCGGATCCTACGTTCGCCGCCGCGCCAGCCGCTGA